GGTAACATGCCAACAgctaaaatcaatttcaaaataatctAAAACAATTTCGTTGAACGCGCTTGAACCTTTTCTTCTAAAATGTTGACATAAAAACGATAAAGTTgggtggggaggggaggggaggggataaaaagaaaaacatactGATAATTTACTggtaatttcacattttatgatattatacaatttgaatCGTTAAACCGACATTATCGCAATTGAATGATTTTGTTTCAAGTGTCAAATTTGTCTGAATCTGGCATGGGGAGCGACGTACTTAGAGAGTATAAGACATTCGACAATACGATATTCGATTTACGATATTCATCTGCGATTTTGTTGTATGAAGAATGCAGCGCATTGTGTGTGACGGAGCTCAATTCGTTTAAAAGTTAGAGAAAGAAAATCACATAATGATAAGGAAAccatttaatgaaattaaaattggaaaacCATTTGTAGATAAATCATGCCTATAAAATCATGAGCatcatataatatatcattagcacatttcaaattgaatcaTAGCGTAAATAAATAGATGTATTTCAATAGTCACAAGAGCAGAACTTACCGAGTCAAGTGTGGTATCGATATTGCCATTGGGACGATCGGCCAACGTTGTTTCCTTGAGATTGATCTTGACGTGATTGGCCGCTGAGGTGGTGGCGCCACCTCGTTGCGGCTTTGTGGCATCCAGCAGCACTTTAAGCGAGGCGATGGCATGCAGCTGCGTTGCCTTCTCGTCCACTTTGCCTGGAACATCATCTTTGTCATTGTAATTGTGTGTTGGGTTTTTGAGGGGGGTGTTCGATAAAAATGCAGTGTATTCAtttcagacacacacacacagtgtgtTTGTTaaatgtgcgagtgtgttgtgcgtgtgtgtggtaCATAAGTGTGGTGGTGTTAATCagagttgttgtagttgtagtagaGTAGTAGGCggtgttgttgtagtagttattgtagttgtttgttgttgatgttgttgttgttgttgttgttgttaatatatttggtttgATTGCAGACAACGAATTGAGTTTTCAACGCAAAATccaagtgttttttttatatttttttgaaaaattaaatcgaaaaaaagaaagaagaaagaaagaataaaattGCATCGATTAAAAATGAGAAGAAAACGAATTAACccagttaaatatatatatttttttttcctttttttttttggcttttgttaattaatatatatatttttttttttttttggtttttatacaAGCAAATTATAGCAGCTAAATGCCCATTGGGTTAGTTAGACgagtatattgaaaatattttatacaaaatgttgATGTCAGTTGCGAAATAGCATTTTGGAGATTTGGAGGTAAGTAGTTGTTGTaacagtaatagtaatagtaatagtataaGTAATAGCTAGAAGGTTAGAAACTAAACTAAAGTTTGAGGCATAGACTAGAGCGGAGAGCAATGAGAGTAGTACGAATAGACAGATAACGGCACAGACAAGAACTGAAGCATAGTTGGGGGCGCACATGAGTGTATTGATTGAGTTGATCTCGAGGGGTTTTGATTTTGGTATGGATGGACTGCGAGAGGGGGGCATTACTAAACTACAGCTAAGACTATGTAAATATAACTAGTCTAATACACTACTAATATTTACCGTGTTGAGAGTCTCATGGTTAATTGGtctaacttgtttttaatttttttttttttcattgtttcttttttttttcgttttttttttttgagtgtgACAGCGAACTTGTGTTTTGCACTAGCTGGGAATTGGGAGCTGATTCCAATCGGTTCaattaatttcgaaatttcaGTTAAATGCGAATGCAAGTTTTTGtatgagttttgtttttgtgggaAACGGACGGgttgttattataattgtttgtCTTTactttttgtggttgttgttgctgtagacATTGGATTCGTTTTTGTtctgattattattgttgttgttgttgttgttatcaatGTGGCATGAAGTGATACGTTCTTGGGTCTCAACTGACAGCTATTTGTGGACCCCAAATATGGCACTagcattttgtatatacatatacatatgtgttcATATTGTCAGTACAGGTTGGTATACAGAAACTTAGATTTAGGCTTAACTTACACTTAATTATAATACAGTTACAATACttaattttgttcatttgGTTTAATACATGCTCATTGGCCGAACTAAGCAAAAAGCATGTCAATTCTGCCACGAAAATTATGCAATGatgaacaattgaaaatagatTCAGATAAATGATTCACACGAACATTTGTAATTGCTgagttttaatttcttaattttaaattaatcatCTGAATGTATTTCAATGTTTGAATGTATAATACAACGAAATAAATTTGCAGTTGCATATACTAGAAAACACATTTGAAAACATATGTAAACATTGTAAGTACAATGAACATTCCAATGATAACTCTAAGTACATGTACATTTATAAACGTTTAGAcctatgcaaaaaaaaacaaaaacaaaagtaagaaatgaaaaataagtaaatacaaCCCGCTCGACTAGTCAACGTCAAGTTGATACATGCAAGCACCTCGCTAATAACTTGTAGCTATTAAGTACAATTGAGTATCTGGGTATCTGAGTATCTGGTACTGCTCTGCGAGGCCCAGGCCAATTTTGAGCAGCATTTTTGTAAAGCCAATTGTACTAGTTGCTAagtaattacaattaacaCATACAACATtacattaaacatatttatatttatatatatatagagatagATATGtggatatatacatattcaatataaattattttgttattgtcacGCGTCAAAAGTTGACGCTGCAAAAAACACGCAAACAACAAACTCTTCGAGCGAAGCAAATGGAATGAAAGCAACGAAAACAATCTTaaagatacatacatacacatactaaaTACTTGTTGTAGTATGTAGGTACGATATGTAAGTAGATTCACTCATAACTAAACGAGTGTATTCgttaattcatattcattaatGCCACTAAGCTGCGCACAACATTCTAGGAATGTCTATGGAATACAAGATAGATGTATAGTATGTAtctattgtttttattgatatataacgcatatgtatattgtatataaatgtaacTCCAAACTGACATTgaacaacataaaatattttcgttacttggttttcatttttcatgtttttttttttgttttttttttttttgttaatcttTTCTGTTTAacgcaaaattaaattaagtagaAAATGACTaagccaaacaaaatatattaaaaattaaattgctttttaatgaggcaacagtagcagctaaatgaaaaaaaattggcAATGAAGCTGAAATTATAATGTGGGAAACTTGAATTGAAGCCAACGacaaatcataatatttaaatttgatttcctAAGAATTTGCGAATAATACCAAACtcataacaaataaacattgaaAGAAAACTCTTTTACAAATAGATGACCCAGATTCACTCATTAAAAGATTATATACAAATAGAAGAAAATATGTATCttacatatatgttttttttaaacgAGGAAGTTGGAGAATTTATGTACATCCTGAATGATAGGAGTAAAATTAAAGATTGACCAATACTGGGGTATAAATCTGCTAATCGTTTATCTTTGAATTACATTTGATGCTATAATCATATAATTTCCCATTTGTAACTGAATACTTAATGAGAGAAAATCCCACACAATTTATATGTTCTCTTAGAGTGAAACTTGGATAACAGAATAAGCTATGAGGttcttaaataattcaatgaaaatttgCAGCAAAGTTATAGACTTGATCACAAATCAAAGACTCTTTCAGCTTTGCTCATAGGTCGAAATACAATGCActttgcaaaagaaaattaaaagaattctAACACTTTGCACTCGTAAACCTTGGTGAACGCCCCAATGTCGGTCTTGGCCCTGGCTGgtttcatttggttttgttcttttttttttttttttgttacagTTTCAATTTGTCTTGGTCTGTAGGCCATTGCCGTGGCAACAACGCTACTTGTCAGCCCCATACATATTTACGAGCCATACCCCTAGCCACCATATCCATACCTAATCATacccagtcagccagccagccagccagctatGTGcctaatacataataaatcaATGCGAGCACGTCCGGTGCTCTAATAGAAAGTCGAACCAGCCGGGCCAGTGTATTGTATACGTGCCCCGAAATGTCAGTGCATGTTTTGGGGCAACAGGGGtaaagagaggagagagagagagagggagggagtgAAAGAGTCGCCTTCATACTGGAGCAAGGACTACAATTGGAGTGTGGGATTTTGGGAAGCGAGTTAAGCGCAAGACGCTAGACATAGACGACACACAGTCTGGTTCGGTCTGGTCGCGTTGGTCGTGGTAATTAGATAAGTGGCCTCAAGGTCagcgcattaaaaaaaagggccaagtaaataaacaaacaaacaacaaacagaagaaGGAATGAAGTTaaatgaagaagaagtagGAGAAATGCGGCAGGAGGCAGGAACGAAGAAAGCAaccaacaaatgaaaatatacagTAAAGAGTAGAGTAAAGAGTAAGTAAGTAACTTTCTTGCTAGCAAGTCAAACATCCAATTAGGAAGAAACACAGAATATACACAGAACAGACTTTTTTAAAAACTGaacacaaattattattagtttttttttttcgtatttttttcatttttttttttttttttttttagagttaGGTATGGAGTATATAGTAAGTAGTTGGTATTatgtttattgcttttgtttttcgaaTGTAAGCGTTTGGGAATTGGCATAggattttgtagtttttggtTATTGGTTGTGGGCTTTGGATTGTGGTGATGGGGGGTGTTAACGGTTTGGAGGTTTGGAAAACAGGTGGGAGGTTGGGATCGTGGGATTTCTTTTGAAATTGGtctcatttttatattttctttaacttgacttgacttgacttgtgCAAAACACACTGTGACAAACTCAACGAACTTACCATCGTGTAGTGGATCTATCGTGTGTATCATTAGCTGTAATAGGCCATGACGGAATTTTGCACCGGTCTGTGTACTACCAGCAGTCCCACCACTGCTATTACCTGTAGCGCCCGCATTGCTTGTACCGGCCGGACCCGAACGGGTCTCGCTGGCCGCTCGTGATGTTACCGAACCGCCCGGCTGGGTGGCCATTGATGTTTCCGATGAGTTGGCAGCATTACCCTGAAGTGAAGGAAGAACGGATGGACGGGTGGTACGGTTACGGTTACGGTTACGGTTACGTTTACGGTTACATTTACGTTAACGGTTATGTTCAGAGTTAAGgggtttttgtttaattttttttttttcagttattagttgaattttttttgagAAGAGTGtatgattttttgttgttgttggatagtgtattttttattgtttttgatgGTAAGCATTTTGTTGAGAAAAAGgtgaaaagaagaagaagaaaagtttattattgcaatttgtaaaaatttacAGTTTCGTGTTGAGCAttgatgttgtcgttgttgttgctgtaatgttgtatgtattgttgtagtttgttgttgttgttgattcaGCTTTTGTATCGCTTAAAGTCTAATCGAATTAATAagtgcaattaatttgtagCCAATATTCCGTAAAGATAagacaaaaactaaaaactcgaaaattaagtgaaaagaaaattgttttattaaattcaaccACAATATTCATAATACAGACAGTTAAACAAATACTAAACGGACCACATAACTTGCATAACTGCTGATCTATTAACTTGGCCTTGATAACTCTCAAGTTTCAAAAAGATCGTACGTCTTGAACTTAATGCTGTGACCATATATGACcataatacaaaaaagttgGGAATTGGTTTTGGtttactgtttttgttttttgttttttttgatttaaggTGCAACAAATCAAACATTATTTCAACAGTGAGACTCTTCATATGTACAGCTGGGATTGGTGCAATTGGATTTATCGGGTGTAAAGATCGGGCACAGACCACAGTTGATTGTGTGGCTTCGCTTTGGAAATGCATTTATTCCATTGCATTGGCCTCTGAGAAACTCAGGagatttttgttgtggttttcagttaacataaaacaaaaacaaatactataaaaaatgaatacattttcaaataaattatagtacACTTTAAgctcattgtttttttttttttttttttttttaacaattttcacattttttcttatttaaattttgtttgtttgcaactgttttttttaagtatacATACAAGCTTCAGTTTTTCAATGACTTGGTTtagttaagaaaaaaaatatacatatatatactttttttgtatgtCAAAGCGCAGTGGGaagttttgttgtatttcattttgccTTCACTATAatcataaaatgtaaacacataaaacataaaaagttATGTTCGAAAATTATACATttgcaatatatataaatatatatatgaagaCTTCAGTTATTACAGAAacaattgaaacaaacttaaagCTTAGACTTATGACTGGCCAAAAGGAAAGCTCTAGAAGTgcgaaagaaaacaaaaaatcgaaCCATCTAATTACGATATACGATAATATGGTATGTGATAAATGACTAAGTGATAATTAGTTAAGATATAGTAGATGCATGTCAAGTACACAAATATGACAACTTACAGAATACATAGAAAAAAGCGATTATAGTATAGAAAGATTGTTACGAGACCTACTACGATATACGATATTCGAATGTGTTATGTGATAAATACTTAAGTAGATAGTATGAATACGCTTTGAGAACTCGTCAATCCAGATCCCATTCATAAAAATGCGGAGCTGAAACTGGAATTGGAACTGGGGCATGTGTAGGGCGATTCAAGATCGAACGAAACTAGCAATGAAACTAACTAACAAATAACTAACCTGAGGCCAATTAGCGTGTGGCTCGTGCCCAGGTGAACTACCTCATGGTTCATTATAATGCTAATTAATTGGCAAGTCATGTTGTTTTGCCAGTTTGATAGGCTACACTCATTCACGTTTCAATATAACTCAGTCGTTGAATGACGTAAAACCCTAGAGGATCTATGAAATAGgtgtataaaaatagtttagcTGCGATTGAGTGAAAAACATCGAATGAGAGAGAATAGAAATTGTTTTGCGTTAATAGACGAAATTGATCGgatattttccttttaataTGTCTTTTTCTCTATGGGTTTTgtgatcttttttttttttttggtcaaaACAGATGTGAAATCATGCTAAAAGCATTTTATAATAAACGGCAGTTACTTCAGCTGCTTAAATcgcataataaattatttaaacacGCATGAATCACTTTTGCACAATTTCAAAAACTCAGCGCAGGTTCAAAAATTTCGCccaggcaaacaaaaaaaaaaccgaactCAAACCCGACAATGCAGACAAAGACGTCGTCAACCACGAAGCTGAATTCGAAAtacgaaatcgaaatcgaaggcgaaggcgaaggcgaatcACAATAAAACACTTGACCAAATGATCTAAGAAatgtaaattgcaaaatatatatgcttaCAGTGAACCTGAGTGACTGTGTGCGACGACTCTCTCGGTCTCGATAGTTcgatatttgttttgtaactCAAAGCACGGCTCAATTTGTCACTCAACCAGTTTGGTCATTCAATGCAATCCGCGCCACCTGTCTCAATGAAGGGGCAGACCCCAAACCAGTTCCAAGAATTAATGCAGATATTCCTGGGATTTCAGATTGACGTCGACTTTGTTTACGTTCACGTTCATATATACTTGTTGACGATATAACTATTCAAAGCTGATAATGATAAAGCCAAGCGCCTCAAGCTGCCCCCTAGCTAATGTGACGGACGAACCGACTGAGAGACAGACCGATTACTCGAAGTCGCTTTGACTCAGtctttgtttctctttctgtctctgtttgtGTCTCTATCTGTGCTTGAGACTCAGTTGTATTTTGAGCTGGTGTGTGAGCTGGCTGCATTGATCGTTGATTTGTCGATGGCTGCGCTGTGCTTTTATTATATAGCAGTGTTATGCGCTCTGTGCACATCATTTAGTAACGAATCTTGAACCCAAACACAACGAATAATCGCGCGCGCACGCGTCGTTCAAAGTAATCTCAAGCAAACGGGAACAACACCAGCGACAATGTTTCAGAAAAGGATTATCGAAGTGTTTACATTGCTATTTTATTGGATGGTTATCACGCCAGCGATCTATCAATattgcaaaacacaaaattggATACTCTGGGATTTAAATAAACCATTTCAATCATTTTCGGATCATGCGACATTCGCATTGTGTTTACTCGCTGGTTACGTGACCTTTTATCGCATTGTCATCTTCATCTACATGAAGCTGAAAGTCTGCGATGTTAAAATGTGGCATAAACTGAAGAAAACCCAGGAGGATCCCGAGTCACAGCTTAGCGATAAATCACACTATCAAGCCGTATCCACGGAAAATCTGGATACCGTTGATGGTCACAAAGCGGACAAAATGATGCCCAAAGTGATACGCACCATTAGCCATCCGCTGTTGATCGAAAGTGATCTGGCTCGCATACACATCAAACATGAGACACGTCCATTGCGCAGTGCGACTTTGCCAcgcgaacagcaacaacgactgGGCCAAAATCAAATCTCTAGTCCAACGCCTAGTCTACGCTCAGCACCACCTGTGCCAGCAACTCCGCCCCGCACTCCGGGCATGGCTCGAAAGTTGAGCCATGGTGTCATCATGTCCCCAGACGTCTTAATGGGCACAACAACACATCACTCACATCATTCACACCTGCGGCAAGGGGTCAAGACGTGATTagtgaaaaagagagagcgagagcgttTGATCGAAGTGAATCAGCATTCAAGTATTAGCATTAGCACAACACCAAAGAATCACAAGCGATGGACAAGTTCTGTCTGCAAATTATAGGCAattcttaaatgaatttttcaattattccaTCATTGCAGCACTTGCagtgttttaaattaaacgacattttatttatatattcgaGTTGTAggcaattttcaaattcattttttaatctttCGATCAGCATTTCTCATTGAAGTATTTGCaatgtttcaaaatattccaagtGGGATACTTTCTCAAACAATTTAAGCATTTCGAAAATTAAGATTATTTCGAaggtttaaatgttttttgtaaAATGGTAACACTTCTTGTAACAGGAAGTAACCATTCAGTAAGTTATTTAAGTAGCGAATACCTACACTtaattatttgtgtatttgtaatCTAAATATAAGGGATCAGCTTAACTGAAaacatattatgtattatatttaataatatattccaATAAATCGAATCAATGtccaaaatgtaaaaatttctttcaacattttcttcTCTCAAAAAAGTTATAGAACAGaatatattgattttgtttattgtctacaaagtcataaataaatataaaggtAAAGCTAACGATAAATTAACtggtatttattattattattacaattgtatttcattaatgactatgaaatacaattctaaataaatattttctactaCGATGCATCTCAATACTACgcgttttatattttgcactcgatggtatattttgaatgtgacaCAATGTCATTATATCAAATATGggctttgttatatttttagtatcttACAATTCAATACACAGGTATTAAAGAAgaatgttgtttttaatttaagtgagtaatattcaaaaataaataggtTTATTAAAAGACCGCAAACTTTTAGTTGTTCTTATTcttatattcttatattacTTCATTAGTTGGTAATCGGATGTTTAGAGAAACAAGTGTTTTAATTTCCGTCAAATATGTTTGGCGAACAAATTGTTGAAGTGTGTTGAAGTGGGGGATCTTTGTTCCAATCTTGATGGCTAATTCAAGAAATACGACATCAATACGAATTCCCTTTTACCCATATACCTTTTACCTTTTACATTCAGCATTGTAATATATACATTCTTTCAAATAAAGTCATTAGAGCAAATTACACAGAACTAAGTATGAGTTAGATTATCAACTGGAGGAAAAAAAATCGTACTACCAAAATCTGGACTGTGATGGACATTCTTATGTGGGAAGTATTCCTCCATAGAAGGCACCCACCCCTCTCGGACCACCTCCAGCACCTCCTCTTggcatttcaaaaataattgtggAACACGAAGCGGAAATATACGCGTGTCCGGTGTAATTGTgtattgcataaataatatgtgGTATATGCTAC
This window of the Drosophila albomicans strain 15112-1751.03 chromosome 2L, ASM965048v2, whole genome shotgun sequence genome carries:
- the LOC117566108 gene encoding uncharacterized protein LOC117566108, which translates into the protein MFQKRIIEVFTLLFYWMVITPAIYQYCKTQNWILWDLNKPFQSFSDHATFALCLLAGYVTFYRIVIFIYMKLKVCDVKMWHKLKKTQEDPESQLSDKSHYQAVSTENLDTVDGHKADKMMPKVIRTISHPLLIESDLARIHIKHETRPLRSATLPREQQQRLGQNQISSPTPSLRSAPPVPATPPRTPGMARKLSHGVIMSPDVLMGTTTHHSHHSHLRQGVKT